The genomic interval CCTCAGGCATACATCTTCCCTGAACAGATGAGTCTCTGTGAGAGCAGCCCGCGGTGAAAGAGATTCCCGGCTTCAGCACAGGCTGGTAGGCTGACATCATGCTTGTCGAGAACCTTGCTCATTTCAGCGCCGATACTCGTTTTGAGGCCGACCTCGTCATCATCGGAGGCGGCCCAGCAGGCCTCACCGTAGCGCGCGAGTTGCGAGGTGCTCCGCTACGCGTCCTGATCGTCGAGAGCGGGTTGCTTGAAGAGGCCCCTCAAGCAACCGAGCTCTCGACGCTGGAGAGCATCGGCGAACCGAACGCCCCTCACCAGATTCAGAAGAGGATTGCTTTTCACGGCGCCAATTGCCGCTCCTGGACTCAGGACCAGCAACCTTATGGTGTCCGCTGTCGAGCGCTCGGGGGCTCGACACATGCTTGGGCAGGAAAGTCGGCAGCTTTCGATGGCATCGATTTTCAGGAGCGTGCATGGGTCCCGCATTCCGGCTGGCCGATAGACCGATCCAGCCTCGATCCGTTTCTTGATCGGGCAGCCGACATTCTGAACCTCGGACCGAACCGTTACGACGACACCCTTTGGGCCCTGCTCGGCATTTCACCTCCCGAACCCCAACTCGGCACGCAGGGGCTTCGCTCGTTCTTCTGGCAGTTTTCGCGATCCCGGATCGATCCTCTCGACATTATGCGGTTCGGCGCCGACTTTCTCAGGGTGGAAGCCGACAACATTCGCGTTCTGCTCAACGCGACTGCGACACGCCTCGATCTGATCCAGGAGGGAGACGGGTTTCGCGGATTGGAGATCGCGACAATCGACGGGCAACGCCACACCGTGCACGCAAAGGCCGCCGTGATCGCCGGAGGCGGTATCGAAAATGCGCGCCTTCTGCTCGCTTCAACCACGGTCCACCCCAACGGAGTTGGCAATCAGCACGATCTGGTGGGGCGCTTCCTGATGGACCATGCCGGCGCGCGGATCGCCAGGTTCGGCGGATCGAACGCCAACCAGATCATGCGGCGCTTTGGATTCTACGGCCTCCGCAACAGCGGCCGCACTTCGATGTACATGCATGGCCTCGCGATCACGCCTGAGATGCAGGAGCGAGAACATCTCTTGAATTCCGCGATCTATTTCATGCCGGAGCATGCGGCGGACGACCCATGGGACGCCGTCAAACGGCTCCTCACCGGCAAGAGCCAGCGACAGGTCAAGGATGCCATGCGTGCCATCGCCGGCGCCGGTCTCCTCGGCAAGGGCGCCGCCATGAAGCTGCTGTCGAGCAACCGGCTTCCGGTCGCCGTCAAGGATTTCATCGTCCAAACCGCCATTCGGTACATGCCCAATGTGGCCGCGGACGACTTCCTCAGCCGCGGCGTTCCGCACAAGGTGACCGACGTGTGGATCGACGCCATATCCGAGCAGCGGCCTGATCCCGACAGTCGCATCACGCTGTCGGAGAAGACAGACAAGTTGGGCCTGCCGCTGCCACGGGTCGATTGGCGGATCAACGCTGACGAGCGCCGAACCATCATGCGCCTCGGCCACATCGTGCAGTCGGCTTTCGCGCACGTGCAGCTACCGAAGCCGATCCTGGAACCATGGGTCGCGAAAGGCGCATTCAACGACGCCGTGATTATCGACATGGCGCACAGCATGGGGACCACGCGGATGTCGGCGTCGGCGCGATCAGGCGTGGTCGACGAACACTGCCAAGTGCACGGCGTTCGCGGTCTTTACGTCGCGGGAAGCTCGATCTTTCCGACCAGTGGCCACGCCAATCCAACTCTTATGATCGTGGCCTTTGCGGTCCGTCTTGCCGACCGTATTCGACAGACCTTGCTATAGTCCTCTTGCGCCGGATCGGCGTGCCGCTGCGAGAACACCGAGCCCAGATTCGAGCGCCAAGCTGGTGCTCGACCTCACTCTCGACAACGCATCGCGCTTGGCACAGGCTAAAGCCGCGAAGATGAAGAACGGCAGCCCCAGGTCTGTCAGCGCGCCAGCCAGAACCTGCGTCACCAACATCGCCGCACAAGTGACCTTGGCTGCCTTTCTGTAGCCCTCGTCCCTCACGTCCACACCGTTACCGTCTTTCGCCAAGAACACCGACAGAAAGAACCCGACGAAGAGGACGCTTCCAACCACTCCAAGGCTCGCAAGCACCGCAATCGGGAAGCTCGACGCTCGCATGCTGCCGTTGCCAACGCCGAACCCAAAGGTGTCGAAGAAGTTCTCGAGCCCTTGTCTGTTCCAAAGCGATCTCTCGACCCCCGAGGAACTCGACAGTTTGTTCAACACCAACTCGTTGAGAATGTCTGCCACATAGCTCGATGCACGATCGTCGGCGAGAATTCCCAGGATGATGAACGCCACCACGAACGGCGCCCCGGCCAGCAGAACCATCGATTCAATACGCAATGCGCCGGAGAACGACGCCGAGACGATCTGGAAATAGAAGATGCCCAGCACCACCGCGAGCCCGACATAGGCCGTTGACGATTTCGAAAGCAGCGCCGCGCCGAGGGACAGCACGGCCAGGACCAGCGACAAGCGCCGGTAAACTCCACAAAGCCAGAGCTGGAACGTGAAAGCAAAGAACGCGACCGTCATCGATCCGAACGCGGACGCCTCGGTAAACGATCCGACCAGTCGTTTCGAGCCCGCAAGCTCCACCTCGGTCAACAACCCGTAGGAGGCATTTCGGATGAACGACAAGATTTCAGTGGTGTTCGAATAATAGGTGGCGAGGTCGACGACCGAGAAGGCCAGGTTGGCGGCGACGCATAGGATGGCGGCACTCCCTAACTGGCTTCTTCCCACGTAGGAAGTCGCATACGCCCAGATCAGAACGAAGCAGACCAGATCTCCGACCAGATAGACCGACTGCGTGAAGTTCGACGTCGCGGGCTGAAGCACCACCATGTAGCCGGTGGTTCGCACCGGATAGACGAAGGTGTCTCCGGCAAACAGCCTCGGCATGAAATACGCCGAGACCAAACAGTCGATCACGATCAGCGCCAGCCAGAATCCAGGCGTCCCTATCGCCAGGGCATCGGACAGTCGGCTCCGACAACCCGGTTCGGCAAGAATGCGGATCGTCAGAAACCCTAACAGCAAATGCGATGGGGTGACGTTGGTGCCGCCCAGGCTCGGCAACGTGAAGGCGGCGGCCGCGCCGAGCAGGATCGAGCATACAAAGGCGTGAATGATGAAAGATACAGGCTGAAAGAGGCAGATCACGCCGAGCGCGAGCGTGATCATTCCGATGACTTCGATCGTCATGGTGCTGCCCCGGAGCCTTTCTCTTGCTGTCGGCGGCCGGAGCTCATTGAGGCTCGGCCACGCTGAAGTTTCTCGCTTTAGTCAAATCTGTCAACGTCTCCTTCGAACCGGCCATGCCCGTCCGGCGGCTGTGCAGCCTGCCGCTTGTCCCGATGATCGGACCGATCCCGCCAG from Rhodopseudomonas palustris carries:
- a CDS encoding GMC oxidoreductase, producing MLVENLAHFSADTRFEADLVIIGGGPAGLTVARELRGAPLRVLIVESGLLEEAPQATELSTLESIGEPNAPHQIQKRIAFHGANCRSWTQDQQPYGVRCRALGGSTHAWAGKSAAFDGIDFQERAWVPHSGWPIDRSSLDPFLDRAADILNLGPNRYDDTLWALLGISPPEPQLGTQGLRSFFWQFSRSRIDPLDIMRFGADFLRVEADNIRVLLNATATRLDLIQEGDGFRGLEIATIDGQRHTVHAKAAVIAGGGIENARLLLASTTVHPNGVGNQHDLVGRFLMDHAGARIARFGGSNANQIMRRFGFYGLRNSGRTSMYMHGLAITPEMQEREHLLNSAIYFMPEHAADDPWDAVKRLLTGKSQRQVKDAMRAIAGAGLLGKGAAMKLLSSNRLPVAVKDFIVQTAIRYMPNVAADDFLSRGVPHKVTDVWIDAISEQRPDPDSRITLSEKTDKLGLPLPRVDWRINADERRTIMRLGHIVQSAFAHVQLPKPILEPWVAKGAFNDAVIIDMAHSMGTTRMSASARSGVVDEHCQVHGVRGLYVAGSSIFPTSGHANPTLMIVAFAVRLADRIRQTLL